In Reichenbachiella agarivorans, one genomic interval encodes:
- the secA gene encoding preprotein translocase subunit SecA has product MLDILTKGIAKVFGTKADRDIKELMPYVDLINGEYEKLASLSDDQLRGKTQELKDKITAHLKSIDDQIAAHHATIADNPEMEINDKEAVFAQIDKLAKERDKSLEEVLLSILPQAFAIVKDTARRLTVNEKLVVQATMMDKAIAAKKPNVEIQGETAIWHNKWKASGVDVVWKMIHYDVQLIGGVVLHQGKIAEMMTGEGKTLVATLPAFLNGLSGQGVHVITVNDYLAKRDAEWNAPIFEFHGLTIDCIDKYQANSPERRQAYKCDIVYGTNNEFGFDYLRDNMARHPDELVQRKYHYAMVDEVDSVLIDDARTPLIISGPIPKGNEHEFYELKPRVAKLVEAQKKEVSQFLNEAKKKIASGDENEGGLALFRAFRGLPKYKPLIKFLSETGMRQILQKTENIYLADNQKLMPEADAPLYFTIDEKTNGIELTDNGIDLITGSGEDPTFFILPDIGMEIARLENDSTLSESDMLHQKEALVRDYSAKAQRIHSVNQLLKAYSLFEKDTEYIVVDGKVMIVDEQTGRAMDGRRYSDGLHQAIEAKENVKVEDATQTYATVTLQNYFRMYHKLAGMTGTAETEAGEFWEIYKMDVIVIPTNRPMQRDDREDMVFKTMREKFNAVADEIVNLSKAGRPVLVGTTSVEISELVSRMLNMKGIQHQVLNAKQHAREADVVAEAGKPGTVTIATNMAGRGTDIKLTKESMAAGGLAIIGTERHESRRVDRQLRGRSGRQGDVGSSQFFVSLEDNLMRLFGSDRIAKIMDRLGLEEGEVIQHSMITKSIERAQKKVEENNFASRKHLLEYDDVMNSQREVIYSRRKNALFGERLDLDILNMMYDTTEELVFNAKNANDYNGFKLNALSILGLDSKATQEVFASSDQNKLTDTLYHEALVNYRAKNKHVAERSLPIMRNILNERGATFKEVQVPFSDGQKQIGVVANLEKVVETEGRELIKQMEKLIALAIIDQSWKEHLREMDDLKQSVRMAVHEQKDPLLVYKFESYQMFKQFIARVNEDTVSFLTKAEIPVQNPDQVQEARRQRVSQNYKESKEESGSALGGNSAGNGNRTAPVEKTAPIKSQKIYGRNDKVSVQYADGTIKKDVKFKSVEADVASNSCVVIEN; this is encoded by the coding sequence GCAAAAGTATTTGGAACGAAAGCAGATAGAGATATCAAAGAGCTGATGCCTTATGTAGATTTAATCAATGGTGAATATGAAAAACTTGCTTCACTGTCTGACGATCAGCTCAGAGGCAAGACTCAAGAATTAAAAGATAAAATCACTGCACACCTCAAAAGTATCGATGATCAGATCGCTGCTCATCATGCTACCATTGCTGACAATCCAGAGATGGAAATCAATGACAAAGAGGCTGTATTTGCACAAATAGATAAACTCGCCAAGGAAAGAGATAAAAGTCTGGAAGAAGTACTCCTTTCTATACTTCCTCAAGCTTTTGCGATAGTGAAGGATACGGCTCGTAGATTGACGGTCAATGAGAAGCTGGTTGTACAGGCTACCATGATGGACAAAGCCATTGCAGCCAAAAAACCTAACGTAGAAATTCAAGGAGAGACAGCCATCTGGCACAACAAATGGAAGGCCTCTGGAGTAGACGTAGTTTGGAAAATGATCCACTACGACGTACAGTTGATAGGGGGAGTGGTTCTCCACCAAGGTAAGATTGCTGAGATGATGACAGGTGAAGGTAAAACCCTCGTAGCTACTCTTCCAGCATTCCTCAATGGTCTATCAGGACAAGGTGTACATGTGATCACAGTCAACGATTACCTCGCCAAAAGAGATGCGGAGTGGAACGCACCGATATTTGAATTCCATGGACTGACGATCGATTGTATCGATAAATACCAGGCCAATTCTCCTGAAAGGCGACAAGCTTATAAGTGTGACATTGTCTACGGTACAAACAACGAGTTTGGCTTTGATTACCTGAGAGACAACATGGCGCGTCACCCAGACGAACTGGTTCAAAGGAAATATCATTATGCCATGGTCGATGAGGTAGATTCGGTTTTGATTGATGATGCGAGAACACCGCTGATTATTTCTGGTCCTATTCCAAAAGGAAATGAGCATGAGTTTTACGAACTCAAACCAAGGGTAGCCAAACTAGTAGAGGCACAAAAGAAAGAGGTTTCTCAGTTTCTAAATGAAGCCAAGAAGAAAATCGCCAGTGGTGATGAAAACGAAGGAGGACTGGCACTTTTTAGAGCCTTTAGAGGGCTGCCGAAGTACAAACCTTTGATCAAATTCTTAAGTGAGACTGGCATGCGTCAGATTCTCCAAAAGACCGAAAATATTTATCTGGCAGACAATCAAAAACTGATGCCAGAGGCAGATGCACCTCTTTATTTTACCATTGATGAAAAAACCAATGGTATCGAACTGACTGACAATGGTATTGATCTGATCACAGGTTCTGGGGAAGATCCTACATTCTTTATTCTCCCAGATATTGGGATGGAAATCGCGAGACTGGAAAATGATTCTACGCTTTCCGAAAGTGATATGCTGCATCAGAAGGAAGCTTTGGTACGTGATTATTCTGCTAAGGCACAAAGAATTCACTCAGTCAACCAACTCTTGAAGGCTTATTCGTTGTTCGAAAAAGATACCGAATACATCGTAGTGGATGGCAAGGTAATGATCGTTGATGAGCAGACAGGACGTGCCATGGATGGCCGTAGATATTCTGATGGCCTACATCAAGCGATAGAAGCCAAGGAAAATGTCAAAGTAGAGGATGCCACGCAGACCTATGCTACTGTCACCTTGCAGAATTATTTCAGGATGTACCACAAACTAGCTGGTATGACGGGTACTGCGGAGACAGAGGCAGGGGAATTCTGGGAAATCTACAAAATGGACGTCATTGTCATCCCAACCAATCGTCCGATGCAACGGGACGATAGAGAAGACATGGTGTTCAAAACCATGCGTGAAAAGTTCAATGCTGTGGCGGATGAAATTGTCAACTTGTCCAAAGCAGGACGTCCTGTCTTGGTCGGTACGACATCTGTAGAAATATCGGAACTCGTGAGCAGAATGCTCAACATGAAGGGTATTCAGCATCAAGTACTGAATGCAAAGCAACACGCCAGAGAAGCAGATGTAGTGGCTGAAGCAGGTAAGCCAGGCACTGTCACGATCGCTACCAACATGGCGGGTCGTGGTACAGATATTAAACTGACCAAAGAATCTATGGCAGCTGGTGGATTAGCCATCATCGGTACGGAAAGACACGAGTCAAGACGTGTGGATAGACAGCTTAGAGGGCGATCTGGTCGTCAGGGAGACGTCGGTTCTTCACAATTCTTTGTGTCTCTGGAAGACAACCTCATGCGTCTATTCGGTTCAGACAGAATCGCCAAGATCATGGACAGATTGGGACTGGAAGAAGGAGAGGTAATCCAGCACAGTATGATTACCAAATCCATCGAAAGAGCGCAGAAGAAAGTAGAGGAAAATAACTTTGCGAGTAGAAAGCATCTTTTGGAGTATGATGATGTCATGAACTCTCAACGAGAAGTAATCTATTCACGTCGTAAGAATGCGCTGTTTGGAGAGAGGTTGGATCTAGATATCCTCAATATGATGTATGATACTACGGAGGAATTGGTGTTCAATGCGAAGAATGCCAATGATTACAATGGTTTCAAGCTCAACGCGTTGAGTATTCTTGGCTTGGATAGCAAAGCAACCCAAGAGGTTTTTGCTTCAAGCGATCAAAATAAGTTGACGGACACTTTGTACCATGAGGCACTTGTCAACTACAGAGCAAAGAACAAGCATGTGGCTGAGAGATCCTTGCCGATCATGAGAAATATCTTGAACGAGCGTGGAGCCACGTTCAAGGAGGTGCAAGTGCCATTTTCAGATGGTCAAAAACAAATCGGCGTGGTAGCCAACCTAGAAAAGGTGGTAGAAACGGAAGGCCGTGAGTTGATCAAACAAATGGAGAAACTTATCGCGCTAGCAATCATTGATCAGAGTTGGAAAGAACATCTTAGAGAAATGGATGATTTGAAACAATCGGTGAGAATGGCTGTACACGAACAGAAGGACCCATTGTTGGTGTATAAGTTTGAGTCTTATCAGATGTTCAAGCAGTTTATCGCAAGAGTCAACGAAGACACCGTTTCTTTCCTGACCAAGGCAGAAATACCTGTACAAAATCCAGATCAGGTGCAAGAGGCTAGACGCCAGCGTGTGTCTCAAAACTACAAGGAAAGCAAGGAGGAGTCGGGTTCAGCTTTAGGAGGGAATTCTGCAGGAAATGGCAACAGAACTGCACCCGTAGAGAAGACTGCCCCTATCAAATCACAAAAGATCTATGGTCGAAATGACAAAGTTTCTGTACAATATGCAGATGGTACAATCAAGAAAGACGTCAAATTCAAGAGTGTAGAGGCTGATGTGGCTAGTAACAGTTGTGTAGTCATCGAAAATTAA